The Halomicronema hongdechloris C2206 genome includes a window with the following:
- a CDS encoding helix-turn-helix domain-containing protein — translation MVPLLSELLGLSGIDVESYQESEDGLILEVEAHRDTAICPRCGTLSHHLHQNHGYLVRDLPISHYRKTWLRVNRRQFKCSTCGKPFSEELEFVGARRVYTDRYAEVVVSEVIHSNTANVARQHGLSEDIVWSMVEYVSEKKSVLT, via the coding sequence ATGGTACCTCTCTTGAGTGAACTCTTGGGGTTGTCTGGCATTGATGTGGAGTCATACCAGGAGAGCGAGGATGGCTTGATTCTGGAGGTAGAAGCGCACAGGGACACAGCAATCTGTCCTCGCTGCGGGACTTTGAGCCACCACCTCCATCAGAATCATGGCTACCTGGTGCGTGACCTACCCATCAGCCATTACCGGAAGACCTGGTTACGGGTGAATCGCCGCCAGTTTAAGTGTTCGACCTGCGGTAAACCCTTCAGCGAGGAGCTGGAGTTTGTCGGCGCGCGTCGGGTGTACACGGACCGGTATGCCGAGGTGGTGGTGAGTGAGGTGATTCATAGTAATACGGCTAATGTGGCGCGACAGCACGGGTTGAGCGAAGATATCGTCTGGTCCATGGTGGAGTATGTCAGCGAAAAAAAGTCTGTATTGACTTGA
- a CDS encoding reverse transcriptase family protein codes for MATNETEKVRQLQRSLYRKAKQEPQTKFYSLYDKLCREDVLWEAWRQVRLNQGAPGIDGVSIREIEENGQAVTLIQQLQAQLRKQTYHFDAVRRVDIPKPQGGTRPLGIATVKDRIVQTAMKLVLEPIGSPGIIMQQQEKNASR; via the coding sequence ATGGCTACCAACGAAACAGAAAAAGTTCGACAACTCCAGAGGAGCTTATATCGCAAAGCTAAGCAGGAGCCGCAAACAAAATTCTACAGTCTATATGACAAGCTCTGTCGAGAAGATGTGCTGTGGGAAGCGTGGCGACAAGTCAGGCTAAATCAGGGCGCACCTGGGATCGATGGCGTTTCGATTCGCGAGATTGAAGAGAATGGACAGGCGGTGACATTGATCCAACAATTGCAAGCGCAATTACGGAAACAAACCTATCACTTTGATGCGGTACGACGGGTGGACATCCCGAAGCCGCAAGGAGGCACGCGTCCCTTAGGGATTGCGACGGTAAAAGACCGGATTGTGCAGACAGCAATGAAGTTGGTATTAGAGCCAATCGGCTCTCCTGGGATAATTATGCAGCAGCAGGAGAAAAATGCCAGCAGATGA
- a CDS encoding pPIWI_RE_Z domain-containing protein translates to MPGRDLSKLESVIEVFADEEVIESPRLTAKLEACLWAFHHLYPNEPIDLLRFVVSGNVHQIDATKPTQLHRSLQVIGGPFLTWEYARRSVLSPYFELPERVRGFSIKDDSVHLQLGECQIEQNSQAILPGRFDIYKDCMSKPIPLKETHVKRRGNGIYLLRSYKHDDGQLERIEIEGFPL, encoded by the coding sequence GTGCCAGGACGTGATTTATCAAAACTAGAGTCAGTCATTGAGGTTTTTGCTGATGAAGAGGTTATTGAATCACCTCGATTAACGGCAAAGCTAGAGGCTTGTCTTTGGGCATTTCATCACCTTTACCCCAATGAACCGATTGACTTATTACGGTTTGTAGTATCTGGGAATGTTCATCAAATTGACGCTACCAAGCCAACTCAACTGCACCGAAGTTTGCAAGTCATTGGTGGCCCTTTCCTTACCTGGGAGTACGCTCGCCGTAGTGTGTTAAGCCCTTACTTTGAGCTACCTGAAAGAGTTCGAGGCTTCAGCATAAAAGATGACTCTGTGCATCTGCAACTTGGAGAATGCCAAATTGAGCAAAATTCTCAAGCAATCTTGCCAGGACGCTTTGATATTTACAAGGATTGCATGAGTAAACCTATTCCTCTAAAAGAGACTCACGTTAAGCGTCGAGGAAATGGCATATATCTACTAAGAAGCTACAAGCATGATGATGGTCAACTTGAGCGTATTGAGATTGAAGGATTTCCGCTATGA
- a CDS encoding restriction endonuclease-related protein: MAVEHAEIGFAYLLKAIALSPDGRASSGLPLRETEHALDHFAVAAFKQGVHPPGNWSELVREVINEPYCEWPSYLQGDLLEPTDRLIQFGKIPDQTIKVSAWVSELADDEDYVALRNSPDEIEENQFFNEMRSYCQSQEDPQRLYVELRRYLVSSVSKTEDEMIDFLSGKPKELRGLIDKAYYIADTAPSDFACKQCGAPSIDCKPHPQCRDCISMQSIEVRKYESGEKVLRGRIASAFYFRSAIDVNLFEEFKRTLSTCELWPNLDLDGDVSVKFPNGDYWIFDCKDYLYPRSLIRKVSKERFTRDCDRFIYVIPDRVGEVYLQQARDALPNHNFLFFNRAIASVKDKVRRIRSART; the protein is encoded by the coding sequence GTGGCTGTGGAACATGCTGAGATCGGTTTTGCTTATTTACTGAAGGCAATAGCGCTATCTCCTGACGGTCGAGCATCTTCGGGATTGCCATTAAGGGAGACTGAACATGCTTTAGATCATTTTGCCGTTGCCGCTTTCAAACAAGGTGTTCATCCACCTGGCAATTGGTCTGAGCTTGTTCGGGAAGTCATTAATGAGCCTTACTGTGAGTGGCCCAGTTACTTACAAGGTGATTTATTAGAACCTACTGATCGGCTAATACAGTTTGGCAAGATACCGGATCAAACTATTAAGGTGAGCGCTTGGGTTAGCGAACTTGCAGACGATGAAGACTATGTAGCTCTACGCAACAGTCCTGACGAGATAGAGGAAAATCAATTTTTTAATGAGATGCGGTCTTATTGTCAGTCTCAAGAAGATCCACAGAGGTTATATGTTGAGTTGCGGCGTTATCTTGTTTCGTCCGTGAGTAAGACAGAGGACGAAATGATTGATTTCCTGAGTGGTAAGCCCAAAGAGTTGAGGGGATTAATAGATAAAGCATATTACATAGCCGATACGGCTCCAAGTGATTTTGCCTGTAAGCAGTGTGGAGCGCCTTCGATTGATTGTAAACCTCATCCTCAGTGCCGTGACTGTATTTCAATGCAGTCGATCGAGGTTAGGAAATATGAATCAGGGGAAAAAGTTTTACGGGGGCGTATCGCCTCAGCTTTTTACTTTCGTAGTGCAATTGATGTGAACTTATTTGAGGAGTTTAAGAGAACATTGTCCACTTGCGAATTGTGGCCCAACCTTGACCTTGATGGAGATGTTTCTGTGAAGTTCCCGAACGGAGATTATTGGATCTTTGATTGCAAGGATTACCTTTATCCGCGCTCCTTAATTCGCAAAGTCAGTAAGGAGCGATTTACTAGGGATTGCGATCGCTTCATATATGTTATCCCTGACCGGGTTGGTGAAGTTTATCTACAGCAAGCGAGAGATGCTTTACCGAATCACAATTTTCTGTTTTTTAATCGAGCGATCGCAAGTGTAAAAGATAAGGTTAGGAGGATACGTAGTGCCAGGACGTGA
- a CDS encoding ABC transporter ATP-binding protein — translation MSLVLNNVHSGYGGVDILKGVNLRVAPGEIVVIIGPNGAGKSTVLKSLFGLATVRQGKIFFQGQEITRLRCDRMVRRGICYVPQTNNVFASLSVQENLEMGAFVRDDDYRPQLEQVYELFPPLRKKHQQPAGTLSGGQRQMVAMGRALMVQPQLLLLDEPTAGLSPLFVQQIFDIIGTINQLGVSLLIVEQNAKQALQMADRGYVLTMGQNRYEDTGQNLLNNPQIADMFLGG, via the coding sequence ATGAGTCTGGTTTTGAACAACGTGCACAGTGGCTATGGTGGGGTCGATATCCTCAAGGGAGTGAACTTGAGGGTGGCGCCGGGAGAAATAGTGGTCATCATTGGCCCTAACGGGGCTGGCAAGTCGACAGTGTTGAAGTCATTGTTCGGCTTGGCGACTGTGCGGCAGGGCAAAATTTTCTTCCAGGGCCAAGAGATTACCCGACTGCGATGCGATCGCATGGTGCGACGCGGCATCTGTTATGTTCCCCAAACCAACAACGTGTTTGCCTCCCTCTCCGTACAAGAAAACCTAGAGATGGGTGCCTTCGTCCGTGACGATGACTATCGTCCCCAATTAGAGCAGGTTTACGAGCTATTTCCCCCCCTGCGAAAAAAGCATCAGCAACCAGCCGGAACCCTATCTGGGGGCCAACGGCAAATGGTAGCCATGGGGCGTGCCCTCATGGTGCAGCCCCAGCTACTGCTACTCGATGAGCCCACCGCCGGACTGTCTCCCCTATTTGTCCAGCAAATCTTCGACATCATCGGCACCATCAACCAACTGGGCGTCAGTCTGCTGATAGTCGAGCAAAATGCCAAGCAAGCGCTACAGATGGCAGATCGCGGCTACGTCCTCACCATGGGCCAAAACCGCTACGAAGATACCGGCCAAAACCTGCTGAATAACCCTCAAATTGCCGATATGTTTCTGGGCGGATAA
- a CDS encoding ISL3 family transposase translates to MGIDEIALRKGHKDFAVVLSDLDTHRLIGMAPARTHAAIEAVLNTWGAEVLSNIEEVSMDLSGNYRGLVHRLMPQAEIVADRFHVMSLVNQELNQARNALRRTPEALAEGVTPEAAKAALKSSKYALLKPEAHLTKTQQDKLVEVKAVSPKLALMHQTKEAFRTRFEAQSWAQALPGFLGWMGTAQSLYPEAVATMKRWFGEILQYFEHRTTSGVVEGINTRLKLIKRSGRVHQL, encoded by the coding sequence TTGGGCATCGACGAAATCGCGCTACGTAAAGGTCACAAGGACTTTGCTGTGGTCTTGAGTGACCTCGATACTCACAGGCTGATTGGGATGGCTCCAGCGCGGACTCATGCGGCGATTGAAGCCGTGCTCAACACCTGGGGTGCCGAAGTGCTCTCAAACATTGAAGAAGTCAGCATGGATCTCTCCGGCAATTACCGGGGCTTAGTGCATCGCCTGATGCCTCAAGCCGAGATTGTGGCCGACCGTTTCCATGTCATGAGTCTGGTCAATCAGGAATTGAATCAAGCCCGTAACGCCCTCCGGCGGACACCCGAGGCTTTAGCCGAGGGCGTCACTCCTGAGGCGGCTAAAGCAGCGCTCAAATCCAGTAAGTATGCCCTCCTCAAGCCAGAAGCCCATCTCACCAAGACCCAGCAGGACAAGCTCGTTGAGGTCAAAGCTGTTTCGCCGAAACTCGCCTTGATGCATCAGACCAAAGAAGCCTTTAGGACTCGATTTGAGGCTCAGTCTTGGGCTCAAGCCCTGCCGGGTTTCCTGGGCTGGATGGGAACCGCGCAATCCCTCTACCCCGAGGCTGTGGCAACGATGAAGCGATGGTTTGGCGAAATCCTCCAGTACTTTGAACACCGCACCACAAGCGGTGTCGTCGAAGGCATCAATACTCGCCTAAAGTTGATCAAGCGCTCTGGACGGGTTCACCAACTTTGA
- a CDS encoding pPIWI_RE module domain-containing protein, translated as MKISLKAAALQLNPNQLRDSYYSLTFPADLKQILLVDYSRDRSQRGNHPISLPGYQFKALVNASIPQVVCADGRLPTDKPFLFCLEHVPEERVKRLLKHWVRETFTLPKKRGQKSAVEQDITASLAAIEQASFRWQEHQLSPEDWELSVNSTAQPRDSCLFEIIPSIVVSQIVKSNLSFPEFSSQFQSIKFLPALEIASSLFQKPQFCITDVFYSKKGNPYSFMIHPRLLQIPGQPQIYLPLDFGVRRYLSKPYTRKKLPESFSVMIYTPNGVCTAKINEVRCWENNLAELLSKFDYDSVPSADELLSNPLGWSNPDLKLRFLVVNREGREKFQDVTAGVTPNDLAHLFDTIAPILQPGFEYFEPKIIDKGNSKFSKLRPSSCPDLIHYVDFQDIGKALEHEAKKLKFNLIKETDPGLVEMCNPIPVTPEDNWQQRNQDRDQVIAERVKALPERCNETKVLILPIYPENYFKQRPQEDPYNSLEEFLPDRNLLIKRLTVPTGEDEVEEISHKCKATLLTMKCRLGYHDGLIPEALKAYELPLDLQTIGIHLHKLSNGNYLPVAVKLDAKGILTGRTAISTWQPLREFIPYVQAATTIEGCKGLKLKNLTSSFFRELADSTISTLILPYSNNTRQALNGLYDSKFGADGTISLLNQNGELELFKLPNNCRVIRCRDGGELPQATLWNNDKNQPARGRAIAQFGDNSYLLIRPKASTDQSNSQESMLRPYEHRSGKVIQPKTKTTAKKITLVEANPLLQPNDKTLHWLGYLQYLQRIAPQYDNFLHLPLVLHIPSAFL; from the coding sequence ATGAAAATCTCACTCAAAGCTGCGGCCTTGCAGCTTAACCCCAACCAATTGCGTGATAGTTACTACAGTTTGACTTTTCCTGCTGACCTCAAGCAGATCTTACTTGTTGACTACTCACGAGATCGCTCACAGCGAGGCAATCATCCAATCAGCTTGCCAGGATATCAATTCAAAGCTCTAGTTAATGCCTCAATCCCTCAAGTTGTTTGTGCCGATGGTCGCTTGCCTACTGACAAGCCTTTCCTTTTCTGCCTTGAACATGTCCCTGAAGAACGAGTTAAGCGATTGCTTAAGCATTGGGTGAGAGAGACCTTTACACTTCCTAAGAAACGCGGACAAAAATCAGCAGTCGAGCAAGATATTACAGCATCATTGGCGGCTATCGAACAGGCTTCATTTAGATGGCAGGAACATCAGCTTTCACCAGAAGACTGGGAGCTTTCCGTCAATAGTACTGCGCAACCACGAGATTCTTGCTTATTTGAAATAATTCCGAGTATTGTAGTTTCACAAATCGTAAAAAGTAATCTCAGTTTTCCTGAGTTTAGTTCTCAATTCCAATCAATTAAATTTCTTCCTGCTTTAGAAATCGCAAGCTCCTTATTTCAAAAACCTCAATTTTGTATTACGGATGTTTTTTATTCCAAAAAAGGTAACCCTTACTCCTTCATGATTCATCCACGATTGCTTCAGATTCCGGGGCAACCTCAAATATATTTACCCCTCGACTTTGGGGTGCGTCGTTATCTTTCTAAGCCTTACACCCGCAAAAAACTGCCTGAATCTTTTAGCGTGATGATTTATACTCCTAATGGAGTTTGTACTGCAAAAATCAATGAAGTTCGATGCTGGGAAAACAACTTAGCTGAACTTCTTAGTAAATTTGACTATGATTCTGTTCCTAGTGCAGATGAGCTTTTAAGTAATCCACTTGGTTGGTCTAATCCTGATTTAAAGCTGCGTTTTTTGGTTGTCAATCGTGAGGGGCGTGAAAAATTTCAGGATGTTACAGCGGGGGTTACACCTAACGATTTAGCTCACTTATTCGACACAATCGCACCAATATTACAACCTGGCTTTGAATACTTTGAACCTAAGATTATTGACAAAGGCAATTCTAAATTTTCAAAACTCCGACCCTCTTCCTGTCCTGATTTAATCCATTATGTTGATTTTCAGGATATAGGCAAAGCACTTGAACATGAAGCTAAAAAGCTTAAATTCAACCTCATTAAGGAAACCGATCCAGGGCTGGTTGAAATGTGTAATCCAATACCTGTAACACCTGAAGATAATTGGCAGCAACGTAACCAGGATCGTGACCAGGTAATAGCAGAACGAGTTAAAGCACTCCCTGAGCGTTGCAACGAGACAAAAGTACTCATTCTTCCGATTTATCCTGAGAATTATTTCAAACAAAGACCGCAAGAGGATCCATATAATTCACTTGAGGAGTTTTTGCCAGATCGTAACTTGCTTATAAAGAGATTGACAGTCCCGACAGGTGAAGATGAAGTTGAGGAAATATCGCACAAGTGTAAAGCAACCTTGCTCACCATGAAATGCCGCTTGGGCTATCATGATGGGTTAATCCCTGAAGCCCTCAAAGCCTACGAACTTCCTCTAGACTTGCAAACAATCGGCATTCACTTGCACAAGCTCTCTAATGGAAATTACTTGCCTGTTGCTGTAAAGTTGGACGCGAAAGGAATATTAACAGGTCGCACTGCGATCAGCACTTGGCAACCTTTACGTGAATTTATTCCTTACGTTCAAGCTGCAACTACCATTGAAGGTTGCAAAGGATTAAAGCTGAAAAATCTTACCTCCAGTTTTTTTAGGGAGCTTGCAGATTCAACCATCTCGACATTAATTCTACCCTACTCAAATAATACGAGACAGGCTCTCAATGGATTGTATGATTCTAAATTTGGGGCGGACGGCACAATTTCTTTACTTAACCAAAATGGCGAGTTAGAGCTGTTTAAACTACCAAATAATTGTCGAGTGATCCGATGTCGTGATGGTGGAGAACTGCCACAGGCGACACTTTGGAATAACGATAAAAATCAGCCTGCACGAGGTAGAGCGATTGCTCAATTTGGTGATAATTCATATCTCCTAATTCGCCCTAAAGCTAGTACTGATCAAAGCAACTCTCAAGAGTCAATGCTGCGACCGTACGAGCATAGATCCGGCAAGGTTATTCAGCCTAAAACGAAAACCACTGCCAAGAAAATTACATTGGTTGAGGCAAATCCACTCCTACAACCTAATGATAAAACTCTTCATTGGCTAGGTTATCTTCAGTATCTACAGCGGATTGCTCCACAATATGACAATTTTCTGCATCTCCCTCTAGTACTCCATATCCCTAGCGCTTTTCTTTAG
- a CDS encoding reverse transcriptase domain-containing protein — MASTTPAYSFLQSQPIFEADFQECSYGYRPKRDAKMASLAIRDDLYRGAWGVVEIDLKRYFTSIPHDKLLVLIQERVVDGSMLKLIKQSLKVGVAYAGKIEPTRVGVPQGSPIAPLYSNIYLNLLDRVWQSRGYPQQLGATMHRYADDVILVCRGNAQQALQAFEAIAQRMELSLNREKTRITRLADGFDFIGFHFVKRRSGRSGKPTIYIQPSQTAQQRIRQKIRQITSRRAPISPNEWLQRISLMVRGWVNYYRHTSASQAFRRLQHFINTRFRRYLSYRSKRRGFGWDRYPDWKLYAMGMIYIASGLIKYENRTVNALR; from the coding sequence ATAGCATCTACTACACCAGCATACTCATTCCTGCAGAGCCAGCCAATCTTTGAGGCAGATTTTCAGGAGTGTTCCTATGGGTATCGCCCGAAACGGGATGCGAAGATGGCATCGCTTGCCATCCGAGACGACCTGTATCGGGGAGCATGGGGCGTGGTGGAAATCGACTTGAAAAGGTACTTTACAAGCATTCCACACGACAAGCTGCTGGTGTTAATCCAGGAGCGAGTGGTGGATGGGAGTATGCTGAAGCTGATCAAGCAAAGCCTGAAAGTGGGTGTGGCATATGCAGGTAAGATTGAGCCAACGAGGGTAGGTGTGCCACAAGGTTCGCCAATTGCCCCCCTCTACAGCAACATCTACCTGAATTTGCTGGATCGGGTCTGGCAATCGCGAGGGTATCCTCAGCAGTTAGGCGCGACGATGCACCGGTATGCCGATGATGTGATTCTGGTTTGCCGAGGGAACGCACAACAAGCGTTACAAGCGTTCGAGGCGATTGCCCAACGGATGGAACTGAGCTTGAACCGGGAGAAAACCCGGATTACAAGATTAGCCGATGGGTTTGATTTCATCGGGTTCCATTTTGTGAAGCGACGCAGTGGGCGCAGCGGCAAGCCAACGATCTATATTCAGCCCAGCCAAACGGCTCAACAGCGAATTCGGCAGAAAATTCGGCAGATTACCAGCCGACGAGCACCGATTTCGCCAAACGAGTGGTTGCAGCGGATTAGCCTGATGGTACGAGGATGGGTCAATTATTACCGACACACCAGTGCAAGTCAGGCGTTTCGTCGATTGCAACACTTTATCAATACCCGGTTTCGTCGATACTTGAGTTACCGAAGCAAACGTCGAGGCTTTGGATGGGACCGCTATCCAGACTGGAAACTCTATGCAATGGGAATGATCTACATTGCTAGTGGACTCATCAAGTACGAAAATCGGACTGTGAATGCTCTGCGATGA
- a CDS encoding ABC transporter ATP-binding protein: MSKTFAGFRAVDNCSFQIEAGKITGLIGPNGAGKTTLFNMVAGVLKPSQGHIVLDGRNVTGMAPHQLFRLGLVRTFQIPREFGRMTVLENLMVVPPCQLGENLWMSWFRWQRVLRQERQIRHKAEEVLGWVNLLHVRDELAQNLSGGQKKLLELGRTLMIEPKVILLDEPGAGVNRTLLRQLTDIIVRLNQEWGCTICLIDHDLELVDHLCHHVVVMAQGTVMAAGTMAEMRQNPQVQDAYLGNVHPARTLSS, translated from the coding sequence GTGTCGAAGACGTTTGCTGGATTTCGAGCGGTAGACAACTGCTCGTTCCAGATTGAGGCCGGTAAAATCACGGGGTTGATCGGCCCAAATGGGGCTGGCAAGACAACGCTGTTTAATATGGTGGCGGGGGTCTTAAAACCCAGTCAGGGACATATTGTGTTGGATGGTCGGAACGTGACCGGGATGGCTCCCCATCAGCTGTTTCGCTTGGGGTTAGTGAGAACGTTTCAAATTCCCCGGGAATTCGGCCGGATGACGGTCTTAGAGAACTTAATGGTGGTACCCCCCTGCCAGTTGGGTGAAAACCTCTGGATGTCTTGGTTTCGCTGGCAACGGGTGTTAAGACAGGAGCGGCAGATCCGGCATAAGGCCGAAGAAGTGCTGGGTTGGGTCAATCTGCTGCATGTGCGCGATGAATTGGCTCAAAATCTGTCGGGAGGCCAGAAGAAACTGCTGGAGTTGGGACGGACGTTGATGATCGAGCCCAAGGTAATCTTGCTGGATGAGCCTGGGGCTGGCGTCAATCGCACGCTACTGCGACAGCTGACTGACATTATCGTGCGGTTGAATCAGGAGTGGGGCTGTACGATTTGCCTGATCGATCACGACTTGGAGTTAGTGGATCACCTCTGCCATCATGTGGTCGTGATGGCCCAGGGAACGGTAATGGCGGCGGGAACGATGGCGGAGATGCGGCAAAATCCTCAAGTCCAAGACGCCTATTTGGGAAATGTGCATCCGGCGAGGACGCTGTCGTCATGA
- a CDS encoding DEAD/DEAH box helicase family protein, producing the protein MNLIQIPPQRSANPELSVTFDQLINFTGELVSQQRLPKYYLEELHNLKLSQFPKMGETETLTFNQVVALHGPAGTGKSILIRLVTLYFANKSSYRIAIISPTITTALSTAQKLWPYLSHGKQDIAVIVGRSNRNRYRKDFLETPESSNLEHIGHDVLDYSCALAGLSEHVDRENPPCLDLKYRSERGEPNCHCPFIDNCSRHRQEQNLAQSSVLITTPEGALLSNIQLANQPMPVLEYITKTFNICFIDEADSAQQRIQSRLSPDKDLREWLEEVSSYQDVIRRKRSRNLKRLSVAGLNNDLNQASTIFDWLIGYLSRRPEACTSLEKMSFFNATFLQLNWIKKTHEFIKEIQSGWSNEDYQAIKEQLFPLLKKGVKSTSDDPFSIATSQIFYEEDFDGSPNNIIAVKLSQALSQYKSFQSLEEAEQRLFVDYFLIILAVNALLVLLHDADRGLTASEMAISIKRDAPQPALSSNPKYLENIFPRLITGRAAGLVLDRGINHDDLNLLYFSLLFSGPDLVANLSKLYELDDYAGCHFVLATATGWLPDGRSIYHLRTDGYLLQRQDRQHGQISLHYHPFYKSDGNPIFVSGLETEDKLAAISEITKRLFEGGSASIVEQDLQQYPEARRRALLTTNSKTQCWAVWEALEFLGQGDRCKVLVGDNDNLDSFDPRKRAACLRRRHAERFATIPGVDVLIAYFQGVSRDINIVPPGSREAAFCALYSLVRPHAHPTDLQISIELFLVSLFETDQRLPDILARRAKLLAEKDPPQRFNLLDQCRYYARIADRLIDQAFKRQIRYLPQASKSFMNNILLNRWWVEDIGQLWPRIMRGQVDATVRLCDAAYSSYLGDAIDRAKQLQKDPKAVFLWSQGIQALLNVKGF; encoded by the coding sequence ATGAACTTGATTCAAATCCCTCCCCAGCGTAGTGCAAATCCTGAACTAAGTGTGACGTTTGACCAGTTGATAAATTTCACTGGTGAATTGGTCAGTCAGCAAAGGCTACCCAAGTACTACCTTGAAGAACTGCATAATCTAAAACTCTCACAATTTCCTAAAATGGGTGAGACCGAAACGCTCACTTTTAATCAGGTAGTTGCTTTACATGGTCCTGCTGGTACAGGTAAGTCTATTCTGATTCGACTGGTGACTCTATACTTCGCTAATAAGTCATCTTACAGAATAGCAATTATTTCTCCTACTATCACCACAGCTTTAAGCACAGCACAAAAGCTGTGGCCTTATCTCTCTCACGGAAAACAAGATATTGCCGTCATTGTTGGGCGAAGTAACCGCAACCGATATCGTAAGGATTTCCTTGAAACTCCAGAATCTTCTAATCTTGAGCATATTGGACATGATGTCTTAGATTACTCATGTGCTTTGGCTGGGCTCAGTGAACATGTAGACCGTGAAAATCCGCCATGTCTCGATCTCAAGTATCGTTCAGAACGAGGAGAACCTAATTGTCACTGCCCGTTTATTGATAATTGCTCACGGCACCGTCAGGAACAAAACTTGGCGCAATCTTCAGTTTTGATCACAACTCCAGAGGGTGCTTTATTATCTAATATCCAACTCGCTAACCAGCCCATGCCTGTGTTGGAGTATATTACTAAAACGTTTAATATCTGTTTTATTGATGAGGCTGATTCTGCTCAGCAAAGAATCCAGAGCCGACTTTCTCCTGATAAGGATTTGAGGGAGTGGCTTGAAGAGGTGAGCAGCTATCAAGACGTGATTCGCAGGAAAAGGTCGCGAAATCTTAAACGATTATCAGTGGCAGGTTTAAATAACGATTTGAATCAAGCGAGCACTATCTTTGATTGGTTGATCGGTTATTTGTCACGACGACCTGAAGCTTGTACAAGCCTTGAAAAAATGTCATTTTTTAACGCGACTTTTTTACAGCTTAATTGGATTAAGAAGACTCACGAATTTATCAAAGAAATTCAATCTGGTTGGAGTAATGAAGATTATCAGGCAATCAAAGAGCAGCTATTTCCTCTGTTGAAAAAGGGAGTTAAGTCTACATCGGATGATCCTTTCTCAATTGCAACTAGCCAGATTTTCTATGAAGAGGATTTTGATGGAAGCCCAAATAATATAATTGCAGTGAAGCTGTCCCAAGCATTATCCCAGTACAAATCATTTCAAAGCTTAGAGGAAGCTGAGCAAAGACTTTTTGTTGATTACTTTCTGATTATTTTAGCCGTCAATGCGCTCTTAGTTTTGCTGCATGATGCTGATCGCGGGTTGACCGCTAGCGAAATGGCAATCTCAATTAAGAGAGATGCTCCCCAACCTGCTCTTAGCAGTAACCCAAAATATTTGGAAAATATTTTTCCTCGTTTAATCACAGGGCGAGCTGCCGGACTGGTTTTAGATCGTGGCATTAATCATGATGATCTTAACCTCTTGTATTTCTCACTATTGTTTAGTGGGCCTGACCTGGTCGCTAACTTGAGTAAGCTGTATGAACTTGACGACTACGCGGGATGCCACTTTGTCCTCGCAACAGCAACGGGATGGTTACCTGATGGCCGCTCGATTTATCACTTACGCACAGATGGTTATCTCTTACAGCGGCAAGACCGACAACATGGGCAAATTAGTCTGCACTATCATCCGTTTTATAAGTCTGACGGTAACCCAATCTTTGTGAGTGGACTTGAAACTGAAGACAAGCTTGCAGCAATCTCTGAAATTACTAAGCGACTCTTTGAGGGGGGATCTGCCTCGATCGTTGAGCAAGACTTACAACAATATCCTGAAGCCCGACGGCGGGCACTTCTGACGACTAACTCAAAAACTCAATGCTGGGCCGTATGGGAAGCACTTGAATTTCTGGGACAGGGTGATCGCTGTAAAGTTCTAGTTGGAGATAATGATAACTTAGACAGCTTTGATCCCCGGAAGAGAGCCGCTTGTCTTCGTCGTCGTCACGCTGAGCGCTTTGCCACTATTCCCGGTGTTGATGTCCTGATTGCTTATTTTCAGGGTGTGAGTCGTGATATTAATATTGTTCCGCCCGGTAGTCGCGAGGCTGCGTTTTGTGCCCTTTACTCGTTGGTTAGACCACACGCTCATCCAACTGACCTACAAATTTCTATTGAGCTGTTTTTGGTTTCACTTTTTGAAACTGATCAACGGTTACCTGACATCTTGGCTCGTCGAGCTAAGCTTTTAGCCGAAAAAGATCCACCTCAACGATTTAATCTACTTGATCAATGCCGATATTATGCACGAATCGCAGATCGGCTAATTGATCAAGCTTTCAAACGTCAGATACGTTATCTTCCCCAAGCTTCCAAGAGCTTTATGAATAATATTCTCTTAAATCGGTGGTGGGTTGAGGATATTGGGCAACTATGGCCTCGCATCATGAGAGGGCAGGTTGATGCAACAGTACGGCTGTGTGATGCAGCTTATTCTTCTTATCTTGGCGATGCGATTGACCGAGCAAAACAATTGCAAAAAGATCCTAAAGCAGTATTCCTTTGGTCACAGGGCATTCAAGCACTTCTCAATGTTAAGGGTTTCTGA